One genomic segment of Erythrolamprus reginae isolate rEryReg1 chromosome 2, rEryReg1.hap1, whole genome shotgun sequence includes these proteins:
- the ABHD17B gene encoding alpha/beta hydrolase domain-containing protein 17B, with the protein MNNLSFSELCCLFCCPPCPGKIASKLAFLPPDPTYTLMCDESGSRWTLHLSDRADWQYSSREKDAIECFMTRTSKGNRIACMFVRCSPNAKYTLLFSHGNAVDLGQMSSFYIGLGSRINCNIFSYDYSGYGASSGKPTEKNLYADIDAAWVALRTRYGIRPENVIIYGQSIGTVPSVDLAARYESAAVILHSPLTSGMRVAFPDIKKTYCFDAFPNIDKISKITSPVLIIHGTEDEVIDFSHGLALFERCQRPVEPLWLEGAGHNDVELYVQYLERLKQFVSQELMNL; encoded by the exons ATGAACAATCTTTCATTTAGTGAACTCTGCTGCCTATTCTGTTGCCCACCATGTCCAGGAAAAATAGCTTCCAAACTGGCATTTTTGCCCCCAGACCCCACCTATACACTCATGTGTGATGAAAGTGGGAGTCGTTGGACTCTACATCTTTCTGATCGAGCAGACTGGCAATACTCTTCTAGAGAAAAAGATGCTATTGAATGTTTCATGACTAGAACCAGCAAAGGTAACAGGATTGCCTGTATGTTTGTGCGTTGTTCCCCTAACGCCAAGTATACTTTGCTTTTCTCGCATGGGAATGCTGTTGATTTAGGTCAGATGAGCAGCTTTTACATAGGACTTGGTTCACGGATTAATTGCAACATATTTTCATATGATTATTCTGGATATGGAGCAAGTTCTGGAAAACCAACAGAGAAGAATTTGTATGCTGACATCGATGCTGCTTGGGTAGCTCTTAGAACAAG ATATGGAATTCGCCCTGAAAATGTGATTATTTATGGCCAGAGCATAGGGACTGTGCCATCTGTGGATCTTGCTGCTCGTTACGAAAGTGCTGCTGTAATTCTTCATTCTCCTCTGACTTCAGGAATGCGAGTAGCTTTTCCAGATATAAAGAAGACATACTGCTTTGATGCATTCCCAAA TATTGACAAGATATCTAAAATAACTTCTCCAGTGTTAATAATCCATGGGACTGAAGATGAAGTGATTGACTTTTCACATGGCTTAGCATTATTTGAGCGTTGCCAAAGACCTGTGGAACCATTGTGGCTTGAAGGGGCAGGACATAATGATGTGGAACTTTACGTACAGTATCTTGAAAGATTAAAACAGTTTGTATCACAGGAACTGATGAATTTGTAA